The DNA window CACGCCACCCTCGCCGACGAGGCGTACGCCCTGGGCGGCGACACGGCGGCCGACAGCTACCTGCGCATCGACAAGCTCATCGACGTGGCCGCCAAGGCGGGCGCCGACGCGGTGCACCCCGGCTACGGCTTCCTCTCCGAGAACGCCGACTTCGCCCAGGCCGTCATCGACGCCGGGCTGACCTGGATCGGCCCCACCCCGCAGGCGATCCGCGACCTCGGCGACAAGGTGACCGCCCGGCACATCGCCCAGCGGGCCGGCGCGCCCCTGGTCCCCGGCACCCCGGACCCGGTGGGCAACGCCGACGAGGTGATGGCCTTCGCCGTCGACCACGGCCTGCCGGTCGCCATCAAGGCGGCCTTCGGCGGCGGCGGGCGCGGCCTCAAGGTGGCCCGCACCATGGAGGAGATCCCGCACCTGTTCGAGTCGGCCACCCGCGAGGCGGTCGCCGCGTTCGGCCGGGGCGAGTGCTTCGTCGAGCGCTACCTGGACCAGCCCCGCCACGTCGAGGCGCAGGTCCTGGCCGACCAGCACGGCAACGTGATCGTGGTGGGCACCCGCGACTGCTCGCTGCAGCGCCGGCACCAGAAGCTGGTCGAGGAGGCCCCGGCGCCGTTCCTCACCGAGGCCCAGCGCCGGCAGATCCACGACAGCGCCAAGGCAATCTGCCGGGAGGCCGGCTACCACGGCGCCGGCACGGTGGAATACCTGGTCGGCGCGGACGGCACCATCTCCTTCCTGGAGGTCAACACCCGGCTCCAGGTGGAGCACCCGGTGACCGAGGAGACGGCCGGCATCGACCTGGTCCGCGAGCAGTTCCGCATCGCCGACGGCGAGAAGCTGCGGTTCACCGAGGACCCGACCCCGCGCGGGCACGCGATCGAGTTCCGGATCAACGGTGAGGACCCGGGCCGCAACTTCCTGCCCGCCCCGGGCACCATCACGGCCCTGCGGCTGCCCACCGGCCCGGGCGTCCGGGTGGACACCGGCATCTCGGCCGGCGACGTGATCGGCGGCAACTTCGACTCGCTGCTGGCCAAGGTGATCATCGTCGGCGAGACCCGCACCGAGGCGCTGGAGCGGGCCCGCCGCGCCCTGGACGAGATGGTCGTCGAGGGCATGGCCACTGCGCTGCCCTTCCACCGCCTGGTGGTCCGCGACGAGGCGTTCACCGCCGAGCCGTTCACCGTGCACACCCGGTGGATCGAGACCGGGTGGAACAACACGGTCCCGGCCTTCACCGCCCCCGCCGGCGCCGTCGAGGGCCCGGCCGAGCGCGAGACCGTCGTGGTCGAGGTGGGCGGCAAGCGGCTGGAGGTCACCCTCCCGGCCGGTCTCGGCGCGGGTACGGCGGTCGCCGCGCCCGCCGGCAAGAAGCCGGCCCGCCGGGGCGGCGGCGCCAAGGCCGGCGCGGCGGTCGGCGGCGACGCGCTCACCTCGCCCATGCAGGGCACCATCGTCAAGATCGCCGTGGCGGACGGGGACACCGTCGCCGAGGGGGACCTCGTGGTGGTCCTGGAGGCGATGAAGATGGAGCAGCCGCTGCACGCCCACAAGGCCGGCACGATCAGCGGGCTGTCCGCCGAGGTCGGCGCGGTGATCACCGCCGGCGCCGCCATCTGCACCATCTCCTGACGTCCGCGGCGGTCCTGTCGGCCGGGGGTGGTTTGGGCCACCAGCGGCGGCAGGACCGGCCGCGACCAGGAATGATGGCCGGGTGCGGTTCCTTCATGGCGCGGTTCCCGCGCACGACCTGACCTACAACGACGTCTTCATGGCGCCCAACCGATCCGAGGTGGGCTCCCGGCTGGACGTCGACCTTGCCTCGGCCGACGGCACCGGCACCACCATCCCGCTGGTCGTGTCGAACATGACCGCGGTGGCCGGCCGGCGGATGGCCGAGACGGTGGCCCGGCGCGGGGCCGTCGCGGTGATCCCGCAGGACATCCCGATCGAGGTGGTGGCGAACGTCGTCGCCTGGGTCAAGCAGCGGCACCTGGTGCACGACACCGCCATCACGCTCGGCCCCACGGACACCGTGGGCGACGCCATCCACCTGCTGCCCAAGCGGTCGCACGGCGCGGTGATCGTGGTGGACGAGGCCGGTCGCCCGCTCGGCGTGGTCACCGAGGCGGACACGGTCGGGGTGGACCGCTTCGCCCAGCTCCGGCACGTCATGTCCACCGAGCTGCACACCGTGCCGGCGGACGCGGACCCGCGTACCGGCTTCGACCGGCTCTCGGCGGGCCGGCGGCGGCTCGCCCCGGTGGTGGACGCCGAGGGCCGCCTGGTCGGGGTGCTGACCCGGTCGGGCGCGCTGCGCGCCACGCTGTACAAGCCGGCGGTGGACGACCGGGGCCGGCTGCGCGTCGCCGCCGCGGTGGGCATCAACGGCGACGTGACCGGCAAGGCGGCCGCCCTGCTGGAGGCCGGGGTGGACACCCTCGTGGTGGACACCGCGCACGGGCACCAGGAGCGGATGATCGCGGCGCTGCGGGCGGTCCGCAAGCTCGACCCCGGGGTTCCGGTGGCGGCGGGCAACGTGGTCACCGCGGACGGCGTACGCGACCTCGTCGAGGCGGGCGCCGACATCATCAAGGTCGGCGTCGGGCCGGGCGCCATGTGCACCACCCGGATGATGACCGGCGTGGGCCGCCCGCAGTTCTCCGCGGTGCTCGACTGCGCCGCGGCGGCCCGCTCGCTGGGCCGGCACGTGTGGGCCGACGGCGGCGTACGCCACCCGCGGGACGTGGCGCTGGCGCTCGCGGCGGGCGCCTCGAACGTCATGATCGGCTCCTGGTTCGCCGGCACCTACGAGTCCCCCGGGGACCTCTACACCGATGCCGACGGCCGGCGCTACAAGGAGAGCTTCGGCATGGCCTCGGCCCGCGCGGTGAGCGCCCGGACCGCCGAGGACAGCGCGTTCGACCGGGCCCGCAAGGCGATCTTCGAGGAGGGCATCTCCTCGGCCCGGATGTATCTGGACCCGACCCGGCCCGGCGTCGAGGACCTGATCGACGAGATCATCTCCGGGGTGCGCAGCGCGTTCACCTACGCGGGCGCGCGCAACCTGGAGGAGTTCCACGAGCGGGCGCTGGTCGGCGTGCAGAGCACCGCCGGCTACACCGAGGGCATGCCGCTGCCGACGAGCTGGTGACGCGGCGGCCGGGTCCCTCGCCCCAGGGCGCGGGGGACCCGGCCGTCAGGGGAAGAGCCGGCTGATCACGGTGCGGGCGGCGGCCTCCGGGTCGGGGCCGACGCGGGACGGCAGGGCGCCGGAGAGCCAGAGCGTGGCGAAGCCGTGCACGATCGACCAGGCCGCGAGCGCGTCGACGTCCGGCCCTCGCCCGGTGCGCCGGGCCACGCCGGTGCGCAGCAGCTCGCCGGCCCGGGTCCGCGCGGCCACCACCGCCGGGTCGTCGGGGCGGTAGAGGTCGGGGCGGAACATCACCTCGAAGTGCGCCCGGTGCCGGACCGCGAACCCCACGTACGCCACCCCGGTGTCGACGAGGTCGTCGCCGGCGTCGCGCAGCGCCTCGGCCAGCAGCTCGAAGCCCTGCGCGGCGAGCGCGGTGAGCAGCCCGGCCTTGTCGCCGAAGTGGTGGGCGGGGGCGGCGTGCGAGACGTCGGCCCGCCGGGCCAGGTCGCGGAGGCTCAGCGCGGCCGGGCCGGACTCGGCCATCACCTCCACCGCCGCGTCGAGCAGGGCGCGGCGCAGGTCGCCGTGGTGGTACGCGCGGGACTGGGTCATGCGAGGCACTCTAACTTGCCATTGACAAGATGGCCGACCACAACCCCTGTTCGGCTGACCGCGTAAATAGTTTGGGGCCTTACCGTCCGGGAGCTAACCTAACGCCCGTGAACATGGGACCGCTCGTCCGCTTCCCCGACGCCCTCCAGCACGCGCCGCTCGGCCGGCTCATCTCGATCGCCGGGCACATCGTGGAGCAGCACTGGGGTCGCTACCTCGCCGAACACCACGGGCTCACCTCCGCCGGCATGCGGGTGCTGCTCGTCCTGCTGCGGGCCGGCGACAGCACCCACCGGGAGATGGCCGAGCGGTGCTTCGTCCGGCCGGCCACCCTCACCGGCATCGTCGACACCCTGGAGCGCGACGGCTTCGTGGCCCGGCGGCGGGAGCCCCACGACCGGCGCAGCGTCCAGCTCAGCCTGACCGACAAGGGCCGGGAACACGCCCTCGCCATCATCGACCTGATCCACAGCAACCGACCCCTGACCTCGGTCGACGCGGACCCGGCGAAGCAGGCCGTGATCCGGGAGTTCCTCACGGAAATCATCACGAGCATGTCCGACGGGGACCTTCGCCGGTTGAACCGGAACAGCGAGTCCCACACCGAAGACCCATCCGGGAGCCGTCCGTGCTGATCCGCCTGCTCCGTACCCACCTGCGCCCGTACCGGCGGTTGCTGGCCGCGGTGGTGGCCTTCCAGTTCGTCGGCACGATGGCGTCGCTCTACCTGCCGAGCCTCAACGCCGACATCATCGACCGGGGCGTGGCCGTCGGCGACACCGACCAGATCATGCGTACGGGCGGCTGGATGCTGCTCGTCAGCCTGCTCCAGATCTCCTGCTCGATCATCGCCGTCTACCTGGGCGCGAAGACCGCGATGGGCTTCGGCCGGGACGTCCGGGCCGGCATCTTCGCGCACGTCAACAGCTTCTCGGCCCGCGAGGTGGCTCGGTTCGGGGCGCCCTCGCTGATCACCCGGAACACCAACGACGTCCAGCAGGTGCAGATGCTGGTGTTGATGAGCTGCACCATGCTGGTCGCCGCGCCGATCATGAGCGTCGGCGGCGTGGTGATGGCGCTCCAGGAGGATGTGGGGCTCTCCTGGCTGATGCTGGTCTGCGTGCCGGTCCTGGCGATCATGCTCGGCCTGATCACCCGGCGCATGGTCCCCGGCTTCCGGCTCATGCAGACCCGGATCGACACGGTCAACCGGGTGCTGCGCGAACAGATCACCGGCATCCGGGTGGTCCGGGCCTTCGTCCGCGAGCCGTACGAGACCGAGCGCTTCCGGGTGGCGAACACCGACCTGACCGCGACCGCCCTGCGGATCGGCCGGCTCCAGGCGCTGATCTTCCCGGTGGTCATGCTGGTCCTCAACGTCTCCAGCGTCGCGGTGCTCTGGTTCGGCGCGGAACGGGTGGACTCCGGTCAGATCCAGGTCGGCGCGCTCACCGCCTTCCTGCAGTACCTGATGCAGATCCTCATGGCGGTCATGATGGCCACCTTCATGCTGATGATGGTGCCCCGGGCGGCGGTCTGCGCCGAGCGGATCGTCGAGGTGCTGGACACCGACTCGTCGGTGGTGCCGCCGGTCGAGCCGATGATCGCGATGACCCGCCGCGCGGAGCTGGAGTTCCGCCGGGTCTCCTTCCAGTACCCCGGGGCGAGCGCGCCGGTGCTGCACGACATCTCGTTCCGGGCCAGCCCCGGCCGGACCACGGCCATCATCGGCTCCACGGGCGCCGGCAAGACGACCCTGCTCACCCTGATCCCCCGGCTGGTCGACCCGACCGCCGGCGCCGTGCTGGTCGACGGGGTGGACGTGCGGCTGCTGGAACCCGACGAGGTGTGGCGCCGGATCGGGCTGGTGCCGCAGCGGCCGTACCTGTTCAGCGGCACCGTCGCCAGCAACCTCCGCTACGGCAACCCGGACGCGACCGACGCCGAACTGTGGGCGGCGCTGGAGATCGCCCAGGCCCGGGACTTCGTCGCGGAGATGCCGGGCGGCCTGGAGGCGCCGATCGCGCAGGGCGGCACGAACGTCTCCGGCGGCCAGCGGCAACGGCTCGCGATCGCCCGCGCGCTGGTCCGCCAGCCGGAGATCTACCTGTTCGACGATTCCTTCTCCGCGCTCGACCTCGGCACGGACGCCCGCCTGCGGGCCGCGCTGAAGCCGGTCACCGCGGACGCGGTGGTGGTGATCGTGGCGCAGCGGGTCTCCACGATCATCGACGCCGATCAGATCATCGTGCTCGAGGACGGGGGCGTCGTCGGAATGGGACGACATGACGACCTGCTGGTGACCTGCCCGACGTACGCCGAGATCGTGGCGTCCCAGCAGACCGCGGAGGTGACCGCGTGAGCGGCGTACCGGGGCAGAAGCCGTCGCCGGGGGCGAAAGCCGACGGGGCGCCGCCGCAGCGGCTGCCCGCGGCCGGGCGGCGCGGCGGCGGTGGGCCGCCGTGGATGGGCGCCGCCATGCCGGCGGAGAAGTCGATGAACTTCGGGCCGTCCGCCCGCCGGCTGCTGGGCCGCCTCCGGCCGCACCGGTTCTCGCTGGCCGCCATCATCACCCTGGCGGTGGCCAGCGTCGGGGCGAGCGTGATCGGGCCGAAGATCCTCGGGCACGCCACCGACCTGATCTTCGCGGGAGTGGTGGGCCGGCAGATTCCCGCCGGCACCACCCAGGAGCAGGCGGTGGCGGCGGCCCGGGCCGCCGGCAACGACAACTTCGCCGACATGCTGGCCCGGATGGACATCGTGCCCGGCGCGGGCATCGACTTCACGGCGCTGGGCCGCACCATCACTCTGGCGCTCGCCCTCTACCTGGGCGCCAGCCTGCTGATGTGGTGGCAGGGCTGGCTGCTCAACGGGGTGGTGCAGCGCACCGTCCTGCGGCTGCGCGCCGATGTGGAGGAGAAGCTCAACCGGCTGCCGCTGCCCTACTTCGACAAGCAGCCCCGGGGCGAGCTGCTCAGCCGGGTCACCAACGACATCGACAACATCTCGCAGACCCTGTCGCAGACGCTCAGCCAACTGCTCAGCGCGCTGCTCACTGTGGTCGGCGTGCTGGCCATGATGGTGTGGATCTCGCCGCTGCTGGCCCTCGTCGCCCTGGTGGCGGTGCCGCTGTCGGTGGTCGTCACCCAGCAGATCGCCAAGCGGTCGCAGCGCCGGTTCATCGCGCAGTGGCGGCACACCGGTGAGCTGAACGGCCTCATCGAGGAGACGTACACCGGCCACGAGCTGGTCAAGGTCTTCGGCCGGCAGCGCGAGGCGCAGGCCGCCTTCGCGGCCAAGAACGAGGAACTGTTCCAGGCCAGCTTCGGGGCCCAGTTCATCTCCGGGATCATCATGCCGGCGATGATGTTCGTGGGGAACCTCAGCTACGTCGCGATCGCCGTGGTCGGCGGGCTCCGGGTGGCCTCCGGCTCGATGAGCCTGGGCGACGTGCAGGCGTTCATCCAGTACTCGCGGCAGTTCACCCAGCCGCTCACCCAGATCGCCTCGATGGCCAACCTGCTCCAGTCCGGGGTGGCCTCGGCCGAGCGGGTGTTCGAGGTGCTCGACGCCGAGGAGCAGGCCCCGGACCGGCCCGCGCCGCCCCGGGTCACCGGCCGGGTCGAGTTCGAGCACGTCAGCTTCCGCTACGACCCGGACAAGCCGCTGATCGACGACCTCTCGCTGGTGGCCGAGCCCGGTCACACGGTGGCCATCGTCGGCCCGACCGGCGCCGGCAAGACCACCCTGGTCAACCTGATCATGCGGTTCTACGAGCTGGACGCCGGCCGGATCACCCTGGACGGGGTGGACATCAGCTCGCTGCGCCGCGACGAGCTGCGCGGCCGGATCGGCATGGTGCTCCAGGACACGTGGCTCTTCGGCGGCACCATCCGGGACAACATCGCGTACGGGCGGCCGACCGCCACCGAGGAGGAGATCCTGGCCGCGGCCCGGGCCACCTTCGTGGACCGGTTCGTGCGCAGCCTCCCCGACGGCTACGACACCGTGATCGACGAGGAGGGCAGCAACGTCAGCGCCGGTGAGAAGCAGCTCATCACCATCGCCCGGGCGTTCCTCGCCGAACCGTCGCTGCTCATCCTCGACGAGGCGACCAGCTCGGTCGACACCCGCACCGAGGTGCTGCTCCAGCGGGCCATGGCGGCGCTGCGCACCGAGCGGACCAGCTTCGTCATCGCGCACCGGCTCTCCACCATCCGCGACGCCGACCTGATCCTCATGATGGACCAGGGCCGGATCGTCGAGCAGGGCACGCACGACGAACTGGTCGCCGCGAACGGCGCCTACGCCGAGCTCTACCGGTCGCAGTTCACCGCGGCGGTGGTCGAGGAGGACGCCGCCGCGCCGCTGCCGGTCGGCGGGCCGCCCGGACGGCCCGGCGGACCGCCCGGAGGGCCCGGCGGACCGCCCGGAGGGCCTGGAGGGCCCGGCGGGCCGCCCGGGAAGCCGGCGGCCGCGCCGGCCGGGCGCTGACGTGGACGCCACGAGGGGCGACCCGGCCGGGGCGGGCCGCGTGCGGTCAGGCCGGCGGGAGCAGGTCGGCCGAGCGGGCGGCCACCACGCCGGCGACCAGCGCCAGCGCGTCGGCCACCGGCATCGGGTCGAGCCCGCGCCCGTCGCGCAGGCGCAGCGAGACCGCGCCCTCGGCCGCCTCCCGGGGGCCGATCACCCCGAGGTACGGGACCCGGCGGCGGGCCGCGTCGCGGATCCGGGACCCCAGCGAGCCGGCCAGGTCGACCTCGGCCCGCAGCCCGGCGGCCTCGGCCCGGCGGGCCAGCTCGACGGCCTCGCCGGCCTGCCCGTCGTCGACCGGGAGCAGCACCAGCTGCACCGGGGCGTACCAGGCCGGGAAGGCGCCCGCGTGCACCTCGATGAGGTACGCGAACAGCCGCTCCATGCTGCCGACCAGGCTCCGGTGCACCATGACCGGTCGCTTCCGGCGCCCGTCCGCGTCGGTGTACGACAGGTCGAACCGCTCCGGCTTGTCGAAGTCGAGCTGGATGGTGGAGATGGTCGACTCCCGGCCGGCCGCGTCGACGATCTGAATGTCGATCTTCGGGCCGTAGAAGGCGGCCTCGCCGGGGCCCTCGTGGTAGTCCACCCCGTCGAGCGCGACGCGGAGCAGCTCCTCGGCCCGCGCCCAGTCGGCGTCGTCGCCCACGTACTTCTCTCCCGGCCCGCGCAGCGACAGCCGGAACCCCGCCGGCCGGACGCCGAGCGCGGCGTGCGCCTCGCGGATCAGCCGCAGGATCTCCCGCACCTCGTCGCCGACCTGCTCCAGCGCGCAGAAGTTGTGCGCGTCGTTGAGCGAGATGGCGCGCACCCGGGACAGCCCGCCGAGCACCCCCGAGCGTTCCGCCCGGTACATCCCGCCGATCTCGGCGACCCGCAGCGGCAGCTCCCGGTAGGAGCGGCCCCGGGCGCGGAAGACCAGCGCGTGGTGCGGGCAGAGTGCGGGGCGCAGCACGAACTCGTCGTCGGCGCTCAGCCGCATGGGCGGGAACATGTCGTCGGCGAAGTAGCCGAGATGGCCCGAGAGCTCGAACAGCTCCCGTTTGCCCAGTGGGGGCGAGTAGACGTGCCGGTAGCCGGCCCGGCGCTCCAGCTCCCGCACGTACTCCTCGACGGCGTGCCGGGCGGCGGCGCCCGCCGGCAGCCAGATCGGCAGCCCGGCGCCGGCCAGCGGGTCGGAGACGAACAGCTCCAGGTCCCGGCCGAGCCTGCGGTGGTCGATCATGTCGCTCTCCTTGATCGGGTACGACCCGGAGGCGAACTGACCCGGAACGCCGCGAGGCCCCGGAGCGGATCGCCCCGGGGCCTCGTCGACGGAAACGTCAGTGCGGCGCGCCGGGGATACCCGGCGTCGTGGTCAGCACCGCGCTACGCATGCGGCGACGGTACGCGCGGCGACGCGGCGGACGCACCTCGATTTCGCGACGCACCCGGATCCGGTGCGGTGGGGGCGGGTCGCCGGCACGGGACCTGCCGGCGACCCGCGGCGGCCCGGCCGTCGGGAACGGGGGACCCGACGTCTCCGGAGCCGCGCGCCGCCAACGGTACGCCGCGGATCGGCGATCTGCCGCCCGCCCCGGCACTCGGCGACGCCCCGGCTGCCGGTCACGTTCGGCGGCGCCGCATCGTTGAACACCAGTGGCCTGCGGGTGTCGGCCGTCACCGCCGGGCAGGGCTCCTCGCGGTGACGCGGGACACGCCGTCAGGCTCGGTCCGGTCTGACGGGGAACTCCGGCGAGGTGGCGGTCGTGGCCGAACTCATCTCTGACGTCGCGTCGCCCACCTGGGCGTACGCGCTGCTGCTCACCCTGCTGGTCGCCGACGCCTTCGTGCCGGTGGTGCCGACCCAGGTCGTCATGATCACCAGCGGGGCGCTGACCGTGTACGGCGGGCTCAGCCTGCCGCTGACCATCGCGGTCGGCGCGCTCGGCGTCTTCGCCGGCGACCTCGCCTGCTACCTGCTGGGGCGGACCGCCCCGACCCGCCGCGCGCCGCGACACGCGACCCCGGGACGGGCCCGGCGGGCCGCCGCCCGGGTCACCCGCGGGCTGCGCGAACCGGGGCCACTGGTGATCCTGCTCTGCCGGTTCGTGCCCGGGGGCCGGATGGCGGCCTGCTTCTCGGCCGGCCGCAGCCGGTACCCCTACCGCCTCTTCGTCCTCTACGAGGCCGCCGCGGCCATCTGCTGGGCCGCGTACGGGACGCTGGTCGGTCACCTCGGCGGGGCCGCGCTGACCGAGTCGGCGTGGCGGCTGCTGCTGATCGGCGGTGCCGCGGCGGCCGGGTTCGCGGGGGCGGGCTGGGCCATGACGGTGATCAGCGCCCGCCACTCCCGCACGGCGGGCGAGGCGACGGCCATGCCGCTGGCGGACGCACGATTTCCGGAACACCTCATCGGCCTGAAGGAAGACCAGCCATGACCCACGAAGTGAACCCGCGCGACGTCCGAGCCAGGGCCACGAAGGTCGACCCGACCTGGGACGAGCCCGACCGCGTGGCTCGGCGCGCCCATCTGCGGGAGCAGATGCTCGCCTCGGTCAGCGGTGTGCAGCTCGCCGAGATCCGCGAGCAGTTGGGCATGACCCAGACTCAGCTGGCCGAGGCCGCGGGGCTGCCGCCCGCGCGAATCAGCCAGATCGAGAACGGGGAGAGCAGCAACCTGGAGACGCTGAAGGCCTACGTGACGGGCCTCGGCGGGCATCTCGACGTCGTCGCCCGGGTCGGAGACATCCAGTTCGACGTGGCCTGAGTCCCGGCCACCCGGACAACCGGTAGGGGGCGACCCCCGGATCGAAGTGGGTGGTGGTCCCGGATCCGTTTCGGGCGGTTCCGGCGACAGGCTGAGGCATGCCTGGAACCCGGAGCAGTGGTCTGCTGGCCCTCGGCGGGATCGCCCTGGCGGCGGTGCTCACCGTCGTCGGTCACCTCGAGGTGAACGACAACCTGAATCCCTGGTCGCTGACCGTCAGCGACTTCGCCGTCTCCGACCGGGGCGGCGTGATCGACACGGCCATGGCGGTGCTCGCGGCGGCCACGCTCGTCCTCCTGCCGGCGCTGCGCCGGGCCGGCGCGGGCCGCCTCGCGGGGGCGCTGCTGGTGGCCTGGTCGGCCGGCCTGATGGCCGCCGCCGTGGTGCCCACCAACGAGCCCGGCCTGCCCATGGACGCCGCCGCCTACGTGCACCGGTACGCCTCGGTGGTGGCCTTCCTGGCCCTGCCCGTCGCCGGCTGGCTGCTCGCCCGGCGGCTCGGCGGGCGGGCCGCCGGGTGGGTGCGCGGCCTCGTCCTGACCAGTCTCGTGCTGGCCGCGGCGATGGTCTGGTCCGCCTACCCCGGCGACCGCCTGCTGATCGGCCTCGCCGAGCGCCTGCTCATCCTCGCCGAGGTCGCCCTGCTCGCGGTCGTCGCCGGCATCCTGGTCCGCCGCGAGATCGGCGAGGTGGCCGTTCCCCGGCTCCGGGACCACCCCCACCTCACCGAGCTGGCGGTGCCGGCCCGGCAGCGCGAGGTCACTCCAGCTCGTGGAGCATGAGCTGGCGGGCGGCCTCGGTGATCGAGCCGGACAGGCTCGGGTAGATCGTGATGGTCTGGGCCAGCTCGTTGACGGTGAGGTTGTTCTCCACCGCCATGGTGATCGGCAGGATCAGCTCGCTGGCCTTGGGGGCCACCACCACGCCGCCGATCACCTGGCCGCTGGCCGGCCGGCAGAAGAGCTTCACGAAGCCGTCGGCCAGGTCGGCCATCTTCGCCCGGGCGTTGCCGGAGAGCGGCAGCATCACCTGGCGGGCCGGGACCTTGCCGGCGTCGACCTCGTCCTGCGAGACGCCGACGGTGGCCAGCTCCGGGTCGGTGAAGACGTTCGCCGCGACGGTACGCAGCCGCAGCGGCCGGACCGCCTCGCCGAGCGCGTGCCACATGGCGATCCGGCCCTGCATGGCGGCGACGCTGGCCAGCGGCAGCACCCCGGTGCAGTCGCCGGCCGCGTAGATGCCGGGCACGTTGGTCCGGGAGACCCGGTCGACCGTGACGT is part of the Micromonospora halotolerans genome and encodes:
- a CDS encoding acetyl/propionyl/methylcrotonyl-CoA carboxylase subunit alpha, which produces MRKVLIANRGEIAVRVIRACRDAGLASVAVYADSDRDALHATLADEAYALGGDTAADSYLRIDKLIDVAAKAGADAVHPGYGFLSENADFAQAVIDAGLTWIGPTPQAIRDLGDKVTARHIAQRAGAPLVPGTPDPVGNADEVMAFAVDHGLPVAIKAAFGGGGRGLKVARTMEEIPHLFESATREAVAAFGRGECFVERYLDQPRHVEAQVLADQHGNVIVVGTRDCSLQRRHQKLVEEAPAPFLTEAQRRQIHDSAKAICREAGYHGAGTVEYLVGADGTISFLEVNTRLQVEHPVTEETAGIDLVREQFRIADGEKLRFTEDPTPRGHAIEFRINGEDPGRNFLPAPGTITALRLPTGPGVRVDTGISAGDVIGGNFDSLLAKVIIVGETRTEALERARRALDEMVVEGMATALPFHRLVVRDEAFTAEPFTVHTRWIETGWNNTVPAFTAPAGAVEGPAERETVVVEVGGKRLEVTLPAGLGAGTAVAAPAGKKPARRGGGAKAGAAVGGDALTSPMQGTIVKIAVADGDTVAEGDLVVVLEAMKMEQPLHAHKAGTISGLSAEVGAVITAGAAICTIS
- a CDS encoding TetR/AcrR family transcriptional regulator; translated protein: MTQSRAYHHGDLRRALLDAAVEVMAESGPAALSLRDLARRADVSHAAPAHHFGDKAGLLTALAAQGFELLAEALRDAGDDLVDTGVAYVGFAVRHRAHFEVMFRPDLYRPDDPAVVAARTRAGELLRTGVARRTGRGPDVDALAAWSIVHGFATLWLSGALPSRVGPDPEAAARTVISRLFP
- a CDS encoding MarR family winged helix-turn-helix transcriptional regulator: MGPLVRFPDALQHAPLGRLISIAGHIVEQHWGRYLAEHHGLTSAGMRVLLVLLRAGDSTHREMAERCFVRPATLTGIVDTLERDGFVARRREPHDRRSVQLSLTDKGREHALAIIDLIHSNRPLTSVDADPAKQAVIREFLTEIITSMSDGDLRRLNRNSESHTEDPSGSRPC
- a CDS encoding ABC transporter ATP-binding protein, whose protein sequence is MLIRLLRTHLRPYRRLLAAVVAFQFVGTMASLYLPSLNADIIDRGVAVGDTDQIMRTGGWMLLVSLLQISCSIIAVYLGAKTAMGFGRDVRAGIFAHVNSFSAREVARFGAPSLITRNTNDVQQVQMLVLMSCTMLVAAPIMSVGGVVMALQEDVGLSWLMLVCVPVLAIMLGLITRRMVPGFRLMQTRIDTVNRVLREQITGIRVVRAFVREPYETERFRVANTDLTATALRIGRLQALIFPVVMLVLNVSSVAVLWFGAERVDSGQIQVGALTAFLQYLMQILMAVMMATFMLMMVPRAAVCAERIVEVLDTDSSVVPPVEPMIAMTRRAELEFRRVSFQYPGASAPVLHDISFRASPGRTTAIIGSTGAGKTTLLTLIPRLVDPTAGAVLVDGVDVRLLEPDEVWRRIGLVPQRPYLFSGTVASNLRYGNPDATDAELWAALEIAQARDFVAEMPGGLEAPIAQGGTNVSGGQRQRLAIARALVRQPEIYLFDDSFSALDLGTDARLRAALKPVTADAVVVIVAQRVSTIIDADQIIVLEDGGVVGMGRHDDLLVTCPTYAEIVASQQTAEVTA
- a CDS encoding GuaB1 family IMP dehydrogenase-related protein, translated to MRFLHGAVPAHDLTYNDVFMAPNRSEVGSRLDVDLASADGTGTTIPLVVSNMTAVAGRRMAETVARRGAVAVIPQDIPIEVVANVVAWVKQRHLVHDTAITLGPTDTVGDAIHLLPKRSHGAVIVVDEAGRPLGVVTEADTVGVDRFAQLRHVMSTELHTVPADADPRTGFDRLSAGRRRLAPVVDAEGRLVGVLTRSGALRATLYKPAVDDRGRLRVAAAVGINGDVTGKAAALLEAGVDTLVVDTAHGHQERMIAALRAVRKLDPGVPVAAGNVVTADGVRDLVEAGADIIKVGVGPGAMCTTRMMTGVGRPQFSAVLDCAAAARSLGRHVWADGGVRHPRDVALALAAGASNVMIGSWFAGTYESPGDLYTDADGRRYKESFGMASARAVSARTAEDSAFDRARKAIFEEGISSARMYLDPTRPGVEDLIDEIISGVRSAFTYAGARNLEEFHERALVGVQSTAGYTEGMPLPTSW
- the thrS gene encoding threonine--tRNA ligase — its product is MIDHRRLGRDLELFVSDPLAGAGLPIWLPAGAAARHAVEEYVRELERRAGYRHVYSPPLGKRELFELSGHLGYFADDMFPPMRLSADDEFVLRPALCPHHALVFRARGRSYRELPLRVAEIGGMYRAERSGVLGGLSRVRAISLNDAHNFCALEQVGDEVREILRLIREAHAALGVRPAGFRLSLRGPGEKYVGDDADWARAEELLRVALDGVDYHEGPGEAAFYGPKIDIQIVDAAGRESTISTIQLDFDKPERFDLSYTDADGRRKRPVMVHRSLVGSMERLFAYLIEVHAGAFPAWYAPVQLVLLPVDDGQAGEAVELARRAEAAGLRAEVDLAGSLGSRIRDAARRRVPYLGVIGPREAAEGAVSLRLRDGRGLDPMPVADALALVAGVVAARSADLLPPA
- a CDS encoding ABC transporter ATP-binding protein, which produces MGAAMPAEKSMNFGPSARRLLGRLRPHRFSLAAIITLAVASVGASVIGPKILGHATDLIFAGVVGRQIPAGTTQEQAVAAARAAGNDNFADMLARMDIVPGAGIDFTALGRTITLALALYLGASLLMWWQGWLLNGVVQRTVLRLRADVEEKLNRLPLPYFDKQPRGELLSRVTNDIDNISQTLSQTLSQLLSALLTVVGVLAMMVWISPLLALVALVAVPLSVVVTQQIAKRSQRRFIAQWRHTGELNGLIEETYTGHELVKVFGRQREAQAAFAAKNEELFQASFGAQFISGIIMPAMMFVGNLSYVAIAVVGGLRVASGSMSLGDVQAFIQYSRQFTQPLTQIASMANLLQSGVASAERVFEVLDAEEQAPDRPAPPRVTGRVEFEHVSFRYDPDKPLIDDLSLVAEPGHTVAIVGPTGAGKTTLVNLIMRFYELDAGRITLDGVDISSLRRDELRGRIGMVLQDTWLFGGTIRDNIAYGRPTATEEEILAAARATFVDRFVRSLPDGYDTVIDEEGSNVSAGEKQLITIARAFLAEPSLLILDEATSSVDTRTEVLLQRAMAALRTERTSFVIAHRLSTIRDADLILMMDQGRIVEQGTHDELVAANGAYAELYRSQFTAAVVEEDAAAPLPVGGPPGRPGGPPGGPGGPPGGPGGPGGPPGKPAAAPAGR